ATTTGAGATACAACTAATTACCGAAACGCAAGCAAAAGAAGCACATCTAAGAAGCTGTCTTCCCGTATCTTTAGGATTACCCTTTTCATCTGCACACTAAATCATATAAAAATGCTTGCAACCAAAGGATATGCCGCTTTTGACCCCAACTCTCCGTTGGCCCCGTTTAACTTCCAGCGCCGGGACGTAGGTCCGCATGACGTATTAATAGAAATCCAGTTTTGTGGCGTGTGCCACTCAGATTTACATACTGCCAAAGGCGAATGGGGCGGCGCCAACTACCCCGTGGTGCCCGGCCATGAGATTGTGGGCCGCGTGGTGCGCGTAGGTGAGCACGTACAAAACTTCAAGGAAGGCGATTTGGCCGGCGTAGGCTGTATGGTAGATTCTTGCCAGTCGTGCCCGAGCTGTTCTGATGGCTATGAGCAATATTGTGAGAACGGCTTCACGGGCACCTACAACAGCCCAGAAAAAGGCTTGGACACACCAACGTACGGTGGTTACTCTAACCAAATTGTGGTGTCAGAGAAATTCGTGCTTAAGATTAGAGAAGACCAGGATTTGGCCCGCGTGGCACCCTTGCTATGCGCTGGCATTACCACCTATTCTCCTTTAAGACACTGGAAAGTAGGCCAAGGACACAAAGTAGGCGTGGTGGGCTTAGGTGGTTTGGGCCACATGGCCGTGAAACTAGCCGCCTCCATGGGTGCCGAGGTTACCGTACTGAGTACTTCGCCCAACAAAGAAGCCGATGCGCAGTCCCTGGGAGCCCACAAGTTTGTGGTGACCAAAGACGAGAATGCCCTAAAGCAGGTGCGCGGCTATTTTGACTTCATCATCAACACGGTTTCCGCCAAAGTAAGCCTGGACATGTACGCCGGTTTGCTGAGACGCGACGGTACCATGATTCTGTTGGGCGTTCCGCCCGAAGCGCCAGAACTGCACGCAGGCACCTTGATCTTTGGCCGTAGAAGCATTGCCGGTTCTTTGATTGGCGGCATCGCCGAAACGCAAGAGATGCTGGATTACTGCGCTGAGCACAACATCTTGTCAGACATTGAGGTGATTAACATGTCGCAGATTAACACGGCCTATGACCGGATGCTGGCTGGGGATGTGAAGTACCGCTTCGTGATTGACATGGCTACCCTGGAGCCTGAAAATGCGTAAGTGAAATAAATTTTAGGTGCCAAGAGCCAGCCCTTACCAAAGGCTGGCTCTTGGCGTTTTTGGCGTATTTTCCAGAAAAGAGGCTAAAAACGATGGCATGGGAGTAATCCGTTTTCAGATAGAAAG
The nucleotide sequence above comes from Nibribacter ruber. Encoded proteins:
- a CDS encoding NAD(P)-dependent alcohol dehydrogenase — translated: MLATKGYAAFDPNSPLAPFNFQRRDVGPHDVLIEIQFCGVCHSDLHTAKGEWGGANYPVVPGHEIVGRVVRVGEHVQNFKEGDLAGVGCMVDSCQSCPSCSDGYEQYCENGFTGTYNSPEKGLDTPTYGGYSNQIVVSEKFVLKIREDQDLARVAPLLCAGITTYSPLRHWKVGQGHKVGVVGLGGLGHMAVKLAASMGAEVTVLSTSPNKEADAQSLGAHKFVVTKDENALKQVRGYFDFIINTVSAKVSLDMYAGLLRRDGTMILLGVPPEAPELHAGTLIFGRRSIAGSLIGGIAETQEMLDYCAEHNILSDIEVINMSQINTAYDRMLAGDVKYRFVIDMATLEPENA